One window from the genome of Vibrio vulnificus NBRC 15645 = ATCC 27562 encodes:
- a CDS encoding succinate dehydrogenase assembly factor 2, whose amino-acid sequence MYTTEEKARIRWACRRGMLELDVVVMPFFEECFEKLSEQEQRDFVSLLECDDPDLFTWVMGHGRSENLGHASMVDKIVAHNLSKVR is encoded by the coding sequence ATGTACACTACAGAAGAAAAAGCACGTATCCGCTGGGCGTGTCGCCGTGGCATGTTAGAGTTGGACGTGGTTGTTATGCCTTTCTTTGAAGAGTGTTTTGAGAAGCTCAGCGAACAAGAACAACGTGACTTCGTCTCTTTATTGGAGTGCGATGATCCCGATTTGTTTACTTGGGTGATGGGGCATGGACGAAGTGAGAATCTTGGTCATGCGTCAATGGTAGATAAAATTGTCGCGCACAACCTCAGTAAGGTTCGTTAA
- a CDS encoding protein YgfX yields MVDGLIAICIIWALLFSPFPLIVAVALFYPLYQFQTIHGFCYPSWQGAVSVNASGAIKYQQQVEHIQSLSLLFYWWFVSIKLANGRRYLIWRDSCQDSDYRQLMIVLKQWQQKGELNSSPKS; encoded by the coding sequence ATGGTTGATGGCTTGATTGCTATCTGCATCATCTGGGCGTTACTTTTTTCTCCCTTTCCGCTTATTGTCGCAGTCGCCCTGTTTTACCCCCTCTATCAATTTCAAACCATACATGGTTTCTGCTATCCCTCATGGCAAGGTGCGGTGTCGGTAAACGCGTCTGGGGCCATTAAATATCAACAGCAGGTTGAGCATATCCAGTCATTGAGTTTGTTGTTTTATTGGTGGTTCGTTTCAATAAAGCTGGCCAATGGGCGGCGCTATTTGATTTGGCGAGATAGTTGTCAGGATTCGGACTATCGACAGTTAATGATTGTGCTAAAACAGTGGCAACAAAAAGGGGAACTGAATTCGTCCCCCAAGTCATAA
- the nadB gene encoding L-aspartate oxidase yields MNANREHECDVLVVGSGAAGLSLALRVANHCKVIVLSKGPRSEGATYYAQGGIAAVFDESDSIESHVQDTLIAGDGICEEATVKFIAENAKECVQWLIDGGVPFDREEDDSDDEPRYHLTREGGHSHRRILHAADATGMAMQTSLQDNAHNHPNIHVLERHNALDLITEDKIGGDKNKVIGAYVWNRNQEHVETVKAKFVVLATGGASKVYQYTSNPDVSSGDGIAIAWRAGCRVANMEFNQFHPTCLYHPEARNFLLTEALRGEGAYLRRPDGSRFMPDFDPREELAPRDVVARAIDFEMKRLGADCMYLDISHKPAEFITKHFPMIHSRLMDLGIDMTKEPIPIVPAAHYTCGGVMVDTKGQTDLHNLYAIGEVSYTGLHGANRMASNSLLECVVYAWAAAKDILKKHKQVDLASSLPSWDESQVTCSDEEVIIQHNWHELRLFMWDYMGIVRTDKRLERALRRIQMLQQETHEYYSNFRVSNNLLELRNLLQVAELMVRCAMQRKESRGLHYTLDYPEQLENSGPTILRPEE; encoded by the coding sequence ATGAACGCAAACCGTGAACATGAATGTGATGTGTTAGTGGTGGGCAGCGGAGCTGCTGGCTTGTCGTTGGCCTTGCGCGTCGCCAATCACTGCAAAGTTATCGTGTTAAGTAAAGGACCTCGTAGCGAGGGAGCAACCTACTATGCTCAAGGTGGGATCGCTGCGGTATTCGATGAATCAGACAGTATTGAGTCACACGTTCAAGACACTCTGATCGCCGGAGACGGCATCTGTGAAGAAGCAACGGTGAAGTTTATCGCTGAAAACGCCAAAGAGTGTGTGCAATGGTTAATTGATGGCGGTGTGCCCTTTGATCGTGAAGAGGACGACTCTGACGACGAACCGCGTTATCACTTAACCCGCGAAGGCGGCCATAGCCATCGCCGTATTTTGCACGCAGCCGATGCCACAGGCATGGCGATGCAAACTTCGCTGCAAGACAATGCTCACAACCATCCTAATATTCATGTTTTAGAGCGTCATAATGCCCTCGACTTGATCACTGAAGACAAAATTGGCGGCGATAAAAATAAAGTGATCGGCGCGTATGTCTGGAACCGAAACCAAGAGCATGTAGAAACCGTTAAGGCGAAGTTTGTCGTGCTCGCGACCGGTGGCGCATCAAAAGTTTATCAGTACACCTCCAACCCAGATGTTTCTTCTGGCGATGGTATTGCGATTGCTTGGCGCGCAGGATGTCGCGTGGCCAATATGGAATTTAACCAATTCCACCCAACCTGTTTATACCACCCAGAAGCTCGCAACTTCCTCCTCACCGAAGCGCTACGCGGTGAAGGCGCTTATTTACGTCGTCCGGATGGATCACGCTTCATGCCCGATTTTGACCCGCGTGAAGAGCTGGCTCCTCGTGATGTCGTGGCACGTGCAATTGACTTCGAAATGAAACGCTTGGGTGCGGATTGCATGTACCTAGACATCAGTCACAAGCCCGCGGAATTCATTACCAAACACTTCCCAATGATCCACTCACGTCTGATGGATTTGGGTATTGATATGACCAAAGAGCCGATCCCCATCGTTCCAGCCGCACATTACACCTGTGGCGGTGTCATGGTCGATACCAAAGGGCAAACAGATTTGCACAATCTCTATGCTATCGGCGAAGTGAGCTACACTGGCCTACACGGAGCAAACCGTATGGCTTCAAATTCCTTGTTGGAGTGTGTGGTTTATGCATGGGCGGCAGCAAAAGACATTTTGAAAAAACACAAACAAGTCGACTTAGCGTCCAGCTTACCAAGCTGGGACGAAAGCCAAGTGACCTGCAGTGATGAAGAAGTGATCATCCAACACAACTGGCATGAGCTGAGACTGTTTATGTGGGATTACATGGGCATTGTACGCACTGACAAGCGCCTTGAGCGCGCACTGCGTCGCATTCAAATGTTGCAACAAGAGACGCATGAATACTACAGTAACTTCCGCGTATCCAATAACTTATTGGAGCTGCGTAACTTACTGCAAGTCGCCGAGCTGATGGTACGTTGTGCGATGCAAAGGAAAGAGAGTCGCGGTTTACACTACACTCTCGATTACCCAGAGCAACTTGAAAACAGTGGCCCGACGATTTTGCGCCCAGAAGAGTAA
- the rpoE gene encoding RNA polymerase sigma factor RpoE produces MNEQLTDQVLIERVQSGDKQAFNLLVVKYQNKVCNLISRYVSNPGDVPDVAQEAFIKAYRAIPSFRGESAFYTWLYRIAVNTAKNHIVAQSRRPPASDVDADEAELYETGNALKEISNPENLTLSNELKQVVFSAINALPEDLKTAMTLRELDGLSYEEIAEVMDCPVGTVRSRIFRAREAVEKKIQPLLQR; encoded by the coding sequence ATGAACGAGCAGTTGACCGATCAAGTATTGATTGAGCGAGTTCAGAGTGGCGATAAGCAAGCATTCAATCTTTTGGTGGTGAAGTACCAAAACAAAGTCTGCAATCTTATTTCCCGATACGTTAGTAATCCTGGTGATGTCCCTGATGTAGCACAGGAGGCTTTTATTAAAGCTTACCGAGCTATTCCAAGTTTTCGTGGCGAAAGTGCCTTCTATACTTGGTTGTATCGCATCGCAGTGAATACGGCGAAAAACCACATTGTTGCCCAGAGCCGTAGGCCACCCGCCAGTGATGTGGATGCTGATGAAGCTGAATTATATGAGACAGGTAACGCTTTGAAAGAAATTTCGAACCCTGAGAACCTCACGTTGTCCAATGAGTTGAAGCAAGTGGTTTTTAGTGCGATCAATGCGTTACCAGAAGATTTAAAAACAGCAATGACTCTGCGAGAGCTTGATGGCTTGAGCTATGAGGAAATTGCAGAAGTAATGGATTGCCCTGTAGGAACGGTACGTTCGCGTATCTTCCGTGCTCGTGAGGCGGTGGAAAAGAAAATTCAACCTCTTTTGCAACGCTAG
- a CDS encoding sigma-E factor negative regulatory protein gives MADKEKLSALMDGEIVDKALIKEIAQDDDVLASWRNYHLIGDVMRGEAPQQPEWNIAESVALALENEPAHSLHQQKVIELTQMPPESQPLPQQARRQLPAWLSQFGQVAVAACVSLAVILGVQQYGGSDPAAPQADQLPVLQTIPFAGSAEPVSLTRESVEKSMSESSIQEQRKRVHAMLRDYELQLRLNSDSSHIAGEQSTSEIE, from the coding sequence ATGGCTGACAAAGAAAAGCTTTCGGCGCTCATGGATGGCGAAATTGTCGATAAGGCTTTGATCAAAGAGATCGCTCAAGACGATGACGTTTTGGCCTCTTGGCGCAATTACCACTTAATTGGTGATGTTATGCGTGGTGAAGCACCGCAACAGCCCGAGTGGAATATTGCTGAAAGTGTCGCATTAGCGTTGGAAAACGAACCCGCGCACAGTTTACATCAGCAAAAAGTCATTGAGCTTACTCAGATGCCTCCAGAGTCACAACCTTTGCCACAACAGGCAAGAAGGCAGTTACCAGCGTGGTTGTCTCAGTTTGGCCAAGTCGCGGTTGCGGCGTGTGTGTCCCTTGCGGTCATCCTTGGCGTGCAACAATACGGTGGCAGTGATCCCGCGGCGCCTCAAGCGGATCAATTACCTGTGTTGCAGACAATTCCGTTTGCCGGCAGTGCTGAGCCAGTGAGTTTGACGCGTGAATCGGTCGAAAAATCGATGAGCGAATCGTCAATTCAAGAGCAGCGTAAACGCGTTCATGCTATGTTACGTGATTATGAGCTCCAGCTAAGATTAAATAGTGACTCATCTCATATTGCAGGTGAGCAATCTACATCGGAAATTGAATGA
- the rseB gene encoding sigma-E factor regulatory protein RseB, giving the protein MKKFLFSVCALFSVMTPQAFASDKPAEALLHQMSEASQNLSYELAYILIKKNSIEPLLYRHASKEAQQYAHLIYLSGPVREVIKRGHEVSYIEPGVEPFTIQAGEMVAPVMPMLGSDIDQLHKFYDYVQVGRAREAGSPTQVIRIVPKDGLRYSYVVWIDEQSKLPLRADLVDRDGEVIEQYRAITYTVNQKIADLMSGLEDVQLPAVLTLPKGEVEKSNWRVSWTPEGFVANDLSRYRLALTDQLVESQLFTDGLFSFSVYVAEKDDHSLKGQLVRQGRRTLHSVVVGEHEISVVGDIPPATAQRIAQSVTFTAELNQNKAKPQ; this is encoded by the coding sequence ATGAAGAAATTCCTGTTCAGTGTCTGTGCTCTGTTCAGTGTGATGACTCCCCAAGCCTTTGCCAGCGATAAGCCGGCGGAGGCTTTATTGCATCAAATGAGCGAAGCCAGCCAAAATTTGAGCTACGAGTTAGCTTATATTCTTATCAAGAAAAACAGCATAGAGCCTTTACTGTATCGTCATGCCAGTAAAGAAGCGCAGCAGTATGCGCATCTGATTTATCTTAGTGGTCCTGTGCGCGAAGTGATTAAACGTGGCCATGAAGTCAGCTATATAGAACCAGGTGTGGAGCCGTTTACCATTCAAGCCGGAGAAATGGTGGCCCCGGTCATGCCAATGTTAGGCAGTGACATTGATCAACTGCACAAGTTTTATGATTACGTGCAAGTTGGCCGAGCACGTGAAGCCGGCTCTCCTACGCAAGTGATCCGTATTGTGCCGAAAGATGGGTTACGTTATTCCTACGTGGTTTGGATTGATGAGCAGAGCAAGCTGCCCTTACGCGCCGATCTAGTGGATCGTGACGGTGAGGTGATTGAGCAGTATCGTGCCATTACATACACTGTGAATCAGAAAATTGCCGACCTAATGAGTGGTCTTGAAGACGTGCAGCTACCTGCTGTTCTGACTTTACCGAAAGGGGAAGTGGAGAAGAGCAACTGGCGTGTGTCATGGACTCCGGAAGGATTTGTTGCCAACGATCTAAGCCGTTATCGCTTGGCATTGACGGATCAATTGGTGGAAAGCCAGCTTTTCACTGATGGCTTGTTTAGTTTCTCTGTTTATGTCGCAGAGAAAGACGATCATTCATTGAAAGGCCAATTGGTACGTCAAGGCCGCCGTACTTTACATAGTGTGGTGGTGGGTGAGCATGAGATTTCTGTGGTAGGAGACATTCCGCCAGCCACTGCGCAGCGTATCGCTCAATCGGTCACCTTCACGGCTGAACTTAACCAGAATAAGGCAAAACCGCAATGA
- a CDS encoding SoxR reducing system RseC family protein produces MMTALATVTQVTPNDHGFEVALSCEQQTSCSSCSSQKSCGTGVVSKAFGNKSLLWHLETQRRLHVGQVVEIGIPEQSLLQSAILVYLLPIVAMLLGALFGHLVLSPWLEMGEGAVVLTSMLFAFIGILLAKKLAQPLEQKSAAQVELMRVFGEPIA; encoded by the coding sequence ATGATGACCGCACTCGCCACCGTCACCCAAGTGACACCGAATGACCATGGGTTTGAGGTGGCGTTGAGTTGTGAGCAACAAACCAGTTGCAGCAGTTGTTCTTCACAAAAAAGCTGCGGAACAGGGGTTGTCAGTAAAGCGTTTGGTAACAAAAGTTTACTTTGGCATTTAGAGACCCAGCGACGACTTCACGTTGGTCAAGTGGTTGAAATAGGTATTCCAGAGCAAAGCCTTCTTCAATCGGCGATATTGGTTTATCTGCTGCCTATCGTTGCGATGCTGCTGGGGGCTTTGTTTGGCCATTTGGTGCTTTCTCCATGGCTAGAGATGGGAGAAGGGGCGGTGGTACTGACCTCGATGCTTTTTGCGTTTATCGGCATTCTCTTAGCCAAAAAGCTGGCTCAGCCGCTTGAGCAGAAAAGTGCTGCTCAAGTTGAATTGATGAGAGTGTTTGGTGAACCTATCGCCTAA
- the lepA gene encoding translation elongation factor 4, whose protein sequence is MKHIRNFSIIAHIDHGKSTLSDRLIQVCGGLSDREMAEQVLDSMELERERGITIKAQSVTLDYKAQDGETYQLNFIDTPGHVDFSYEVSRSLAACEGALLVVDAGQGVEAQTLANCYTAIEMDLEVVPILNKIDLPAAEPERVAEEIEDIVGIDAIDAVRCSAKTGLGVDDVLEKIVSAIPAPEGDPEAPLQALIIDSWFDNYLGVVSLVRIKHGKLKKNDKIKVMSTGQIWGVDRLGIFTPKQIDTTELNTGEVGWVVCGIKDILGAPVGDTLTLAKNGAEKALPGFKKVKPQVYAGLFPVSSDDYEAFRDALGKLSLNDASLFYEPENSAALGFGFRCGFLGMLHMEIIQERLEREYDLDLITTAPTVVYEVLTTSKQTIYVDSPAKLPAVNDVAEIREPIARCNILVPADYLGNVITLCIEKRGTQVDMVYHGNQVALTYDIPMAEVVLDFFDRLKSTSRGYASLDYGFQRFEESNMVRVDVLLNGDKVDALAIITHKDQSQTRGRQLVEKMKEFIPRQMFDIAIQAAIGNHIIARSTVKQLRKNVLAKCYGGDVSRKKKLLKKQKEGKKRMKQIGNVELPQEAFLAILHVGKD, encoded by the coding sequence ATGAAGCACATTCGTAATTTTTCGATTATCGCCCATATTGACCACGGCAAATCGACCCTATCAGACCGTTTAATCCAAGTTTGTGGTGGATTGAGCGACCGTGAAATGGCAGAACAAGTTCTAGACTCCATGGAGCTAGAGCGTGAGCGTGGAATTACCATTAAAGCTCAGAGTGTGACCCTCGACTATAAAGCCCAAGATGGTGAAACTTACCAGCTTAACTTTATCGATACTCCGGGACACGTTGACTTTTCTTACGAAGTATCTCGCTCGCTGGCCGCGTGTGAAGGGGCTTTGTTGGTGGTGGATGCAGGTCAGGGTGTTGAAGCTCAAACGCTTGCAAACTGTTACACCGCAATTGAAATGGATTTGGAAGTCGTTCCAATCCTAAACAAGATTGACCTTCCGGCGGCAGAGCCTGAGCGTGTGGCGGAAGAGATTGAAGACATCGTTGGTATCGATGCGATTGATGCGGTTCGCTGTTCAGCCAAAACTGGTCTTGGCGTTGATGACGTGCTAGAGAAGATTGTTTCTGCGATCCCAGCACCAGAAGGCGATCCTGAAGCGCCACTGCAAGCACTGATCATTGACTCATGGTTTGACAACTACCTTGGCGTTGTCTCTCTTGTGCGCATTAAACACGGCAAGTTAAAGAAAAACGACAAGATCAAAGTGATGAGTACGGGCCAAATCTGGGGTGTTGACCGTTTAGGTATCTTCACACCAAAACAGATCGATACAACAGAACTCAACACTGGCGAAGTAGGCTGGGTGGTTTGTGGTATCAAAGACATTCTTGGCGCACCTGTTGGTGATACGTTAACTCTGGCGAAAAATGGTGCAGAGAAAGCGTTGCCAGGCTTTAAGAAAGTGAAACCTCAGGTATACGCAGGTCTGTTCCCGGTTTCCTCTGACGATTATGAAGCGTTTCGCGATGCACTAGGCAAACTCAGCCTAAACGACGCGTCACTTTTCTATGAGCCAGAGAACTCGGCTGCACTCGGTTTTGGTTTCCGTTGTGGCTTCCTTGGTATGCTGCACATGGAGATCATTCAAGAGCGTTTAGAGCGTGAATACGATCTCGACCTGATCACCACTGCGCCAACGGTAGTTTACGAAGTGCTGACCACCAGTAAACAGACTATCTATGTTGATAGCCCTGCGAAATTGCCTGCGGTGAATGACGTGGCAGAAATTCGTGAGCCAATCGCACGCTGTAATATTCTTGTGCCAGCGGATTACCTAGGTAACGTGATTACCTTGTGTATTGAGAAGCGTGGTACTCAGGTAGACATGGTTTACCACGGTAACCAAGTTGCATTGACGTACGATATTCCAATGGCGGAAGTGGTGCTGGATTTCTTCGACCGTTTGAAATCGACCTCGCGTGGTTATGCGTCGCTTGATTACGGATTCCAACGTTTTGAAGAGTCGAACATGGTGCGTGTAGACGTGTTGCTAAACGGCGACAAAGTCGATGCTTTGGCGATCATTACTCACAAAGATCAGTCCCAGACTCGTGGCCGTCAATTGGTTGAGAAAATGAAAGAATTCATTCCTCGCCAGATGTTCGACATCGCGATTCAAGCCGCAATTGGTAACCACATTATTGCGCGCTCTACCGTAAAACAGCTACGTAAAAACGTATTAGCGAAGTGTTACGGTGGTGACGTGAGCCGTAAGAAGAAACTACTGAAGAAGCAGAAAGAAGGTAAGAAACGCATGAAGCAAATCGGTAACGTTGAGCTACCGCAAGAAGCTTTCCTAGCGATTCTCCATGTAGGTAAAGATTAA
- the lepB gene encoding signal peptidase I has product MANTFSLILVIVTLITGVVWLLEKLVWAKKRQQKVAEIESQTVNGLDAQTLAKAKMQPWWVENSVSIFPVIAFVLVLRSFIYEPFQIPSGSMMPTLLVGDFILVEKYAYGLKDPVWRTQLVETGKPERGDIVVFKYPPSPNIDYIKRVVGLPGDTVRYNRQKEICIQPKGESVCHMAIRNNVVESEFIQDGINLTQTDEQLGEVKHQILVNPLRQDRVEAYAPRAGVSEWVVPQGQYFVMGDNRDNSADSRYWGFVPEANLVGKAVAIWISFEFDRGSDSVLPSWIPTGVRFNRIGGIH; this is encoded by the coding sequence ATGGCGAATACATTCTCACTGATTTTGGTCATCGTCACGCTGATCACAGGTGTGGTTTGGTTGCTCGAAAAACTGGTTTGGGCCAAGAAACGCCAACAAAAAGTGGCGGAGATTGAAAGTCAAACGGTTAATGGGTTAGATGCACAAACTCTCGCAAAGGCGAAAATGCAGCCTTGGTGGGTGGAAAACAGTGTCTCTATCTTCCCGGTTATCGCCTTTGTTTTGGTGTTACGCTCGTTTATCTATGAACCGTTTCAGATCCCTTCAGGCTCAATGATGCCGACTCTGCTTGTAGGCGATTTTATTCTGGTAGAGAAATACGCTTATGGCCTGAAAGATCCGGTTTGGCGTACCCAGTTAGTGGAAACGGGTAAGCCAGAGCGTGGCGATATTGTTGTCTTCAAATACCCACCGTCACCTAACATCGACTACATCAAACGAGTGGTCGGTTTGCCTGGTGATACGGTACGTTATAACCGCCAAAAAGAAATCTGTATTCAGCCAAAAGGTGAGAGCGTCTGTCATATGGCGATCCGCAATAACGTTGTGGAAAGCGAATTTATTCAAGACGGCATCAACCTGACGCAGACAGATGAACAATTGGGCGAAGTAAAACACCAAATTTTGGTTAACCCACTGCGTCAAGACCGCGTAGAAGCGTATGCGCCTCGTGCTGGTGTGAGTGAATGGGTGGTACCACAAGGTCAGTATTTTGTGATGGGTGACAACCGTGACAACAGTGCTGATAGCCGTTACTGGGGCTTTGTACCAGAAGCTAACCTAGTAGGTAAGGCCGTGGCGATTTGGATCAGCTTCGAGTTTGATCGTGGTTCAGATAGCGTGCTGCCTTCTTGGATCCCTACTGGCGTGCGTTTTAACCGCATCGGCGGTATTCACTAA
- the rnc gene encoding ribonuclease III: MNSPIEKLTRQLGYQFQDDELLNLALTHRSANSKHNERLEFLGDSILSFVIADELYHRFPKVNEGDMSRMRATLVRGNTLAELGREFGLGDYLKLGPGELKSGGFRRDSILADAVEAIIGAVYLDSDLEVVRGIVLNWYTSRLEAIKPGVSQKDPKTRLQEFLQGRRKPLPVYTVTNIKGEAHNQEFTVECDIAGMDKPVVGRGTSRRKAEQAAAELALEQLTNG, from the coding sequence ATGAATTCTCCAATTGAGAAACTAACCAGACAGCTCGGCTATCAATTTCAAGATGACGAGCTGCTCAATTTGGCGCTGACTCATCGCAGCGCCAACAGCAAACATAATGAACGTCTTGAATTTCTGGGCGATTCAATTTTAAGTTTTGTCATTGCTGATGAACTTTATCATCGTTTCCCGAAAGTGAATGAGGGAGACATGAGCCGCATGCGAGCGACGTTAGTGCGCGGTAATACATTGGCAGAGCTAGGCCGTGAATTCGGTTTGGGAGATTACTTAAAATTAGGTCCAGGCGAGCTGAAAAGTGGCGGTTTCCGTCGCGATTCGATTCTGGCTGATGCCGTTGAAGCCATTATCGGTGCCGTTTATCTAGATAGCGATCTAGAAGTGGTGCGCGGTATTGTGCTCAATTGGTACACCTCTCGTTTGGAAGCCATCAAGCCTGGTGTTTCACAGAAAGATCCCAAGACACGTTTGCAAGAGTTCTTGCAAGGCAGAAGAAAACCGCTGCCTGTTTACACAGTGACTAATATTAAAGGTGAAGCACACAATCAGGAATTCACGGTTGAGTGTGATATCGCGGGTATGGATAAGCCCGTTGTCGGTAGAGGTACCAGCCGCCGCAAGGCAGAACAAGCGGCTGCGGAATTGGCTCTGGAGCAGTTAACCAATGGCTGA
- the era gene encoding GTPase Era: MADNEFDIDAFFSTEKKSTSSENQHCGFIAIVGRPNVGKSTLLNKILGQKISITSRKPQTTRHRIMGVDTDGDYQAIYVDTPGLHIEEKRAINRLMNRAANSSLSDVNLVFFLVDGTHWTNDDEMVLNKLQKANFPVVLCVNKVDNVQDRNEVMQHMMEMSKKMNFVDVVPISAKQGKNIDVLRKHVRDHLPKAVHHFPEEYVTDRSQRFMASEIVREKLMRFTGDELPYSVTVEIERFDYNPETDGFHINALILVERSGQKKMVIGKGGEKIKTIGREARLDMEELFGRKVYLETWVKVKSGWADDERALRSLGYIDDL; encoded by the coding sequence ATGGCTGATAATGAATTTGATATCGATGCGTTTTTCTCTACAGAGAAGAAAAGCACGTCTTCTGAAAACCAGCACTGTGGTTTTATCGCCATTGTTGGTCGTCCTAATGTGGGCAAATCGACCCTACTGAACAAAATTCTTGGTCAGAAAATCTCGATTACCTCGCGCAAACCACAAACCACGCGTCACCGCATTATGGGCGTGGATACTGATGGCGATTACCAAGCGATTTACGTCGATACTCCGGGATTGCACATCGAGGAGAAACGCGCCATCAACCGTTTGATGAACCGCGCAGCCAACTCATCACTTAGTGATGTGAACTTGGTGTTTTTCTTGGTCGATGGGACCCATTGGACCAACGACGATGAAATGGTGCTCAATAAACTGCAGAAAGCGAATTTCCCAGTCGTATTGTGTGTCAACAAAGTTGACAACGTACAAGATCGCAATGAAGTCATGCAGCACATGATGGAAATGTCGAAGAAAATGAACTTCGTCGATGTGGTGCCTATTTCTGCTAAACAGGGTAAAAACATCGATGTGCTGCGTAAGCACGTTCGTGACCACTTGCCAAAAGCAGTGCACCATTTCCCTGAAGAGTATGTGACGGACCGTTCGCAGCGCTTCATGGCGTCTGAAATCGTGCGTGAAAAACTGATGCGTTTCACCGGTGACGAACTGCCATACTCAGTGACCGTGGAGATCGAACGTTTTGACTACAACCCGGAAACCGATGGTTTCCACATCAACGCGTTAATTTTGGTTGAGCGTAGCGGCCAGAAGAAAATGGTGATTGGTAAAGGTGGTGAGAAAATCAAAACCATCGGACGCGAGGCACGCCTCGATATGGAAGAATTGTTTGGTCGCAAGGTTTACCTAGAAACTTGGGTGAAAGTGAAATCCGGTTGGGCAGACGACGAACGTGCGTTGCGCTCACTGGGTTACATTGACGACCTCTAA
- the recO gene encoding DNA repair protein RecO, with amino-acid sequence MNAPDGLQRCFVLHRRPYSESSLILDVFSEEFGRITLMSKGARSKRSNLKGALQPFTPLLLKWSGKGAMKTLRQAEPISLGLPLTGIYLYSAMYVNELVGRVLMQEVPMPGLFHDYLFALTELAQADNPEPALRRFELALLAAMGYGVDFLHCAGTGEPIDPQMTYRYREQKGFIASVRRDNLTFLGNELIAISERRFLTKEQLQAAKRFTRIALKPYLGGKPLKSRELFIQMRIPRTRSMEK; translated from the coding sequence ATGAACGCGCCTGACGGTTTACAGCGATGTTTTGTTCTCCATCGTCGCCCTTATAGCGAATCCAGTCTGATCTTGGACGTATTCAGCGAAGAGTTCGGCCGCATCACCTTGATGTCGAAAGGGGCACGCAGTAAGCGATCAAATTTAAAAGGGGCACTCCAACCGTTTACCCCCTTACTGCTGAAATGGTCTGGCAAAGGTGCAATGAAAACCTTACGCCAAGCTGAGCCGATCAGTTTAGGCCTGCCTCTAACGGGTATCTACCTCTATTCCGCGATGTATGTGAATGAGTTGGTTGGCCGTGTTTTGATGCAAGAAGTGCCGATGCCGGGACTGTTCCATGACTATCTATTTGCCTTAACAGAGCTTGCCCAAGCGGACAATCCTGAACCGGCTTTGCGCCGTTTTGAGCTCGCGTTGCTGGCCGCGATGGGATACGGCGTGGATTTTTTGCATTGTGCTGGCACTGGCGAGCCGATTGATCCGCAAATGACTTATCGTTACCGAGAGCAAAAAGGGTTTATTGCTTCAGTGCGGCGAGACAACCTGACGTTTTTGGGCAATGAATTGATTGCCATCAGTGAGCGTCGCTTTCTCACGAAAGAGCAACTTCAAGCGGCAAAACGCTTTACACGAATAGCCTTAAAGCCGTATCTTGGCGGCAAACCTTTAAAAAGTCGGGAATTGTTTATACAGATGAGGATTCCCCGAACACGGAGTATGGAAAAATGA